The Theileria annulata chromosome 2, complete sequence, *** SEQUENCING IN PROGRESS *** genomic sequence CTAATGGACGAAACTTACTTCATTTAATAGATTTGTTAGGTACCGAATTCCACATTTTTTAGCGATAGAAGAATACGATGGGTggtttttgaaaaatttttCTTCATCATTATGGTCGTGAGGTGCGTCTGGTTTTCCATCCTTATCTCTACAAACGACTCCTACGTACCTAAAAAAGATTATTGAGATTGAATCAAACCCCTTTCTAAGCTTGTAGATTTTCCCCTGAAGTAACTCAATTGCATCCACTCCCTTGTCAAGCATGTCGCACTTCGTTATCACTCCTATTGTTCTTAAGCCAGACGGGTCTACTTCTCTTGCCATTTTCAAACTGTCTGATGTTGCAATATCCGTGTTTGCTGCTGACAATGCCAGAATAATGCACGTTGGCTTGGTGATATATTCGAGGATCATCTGGCGAATTTGCATTTCTATGTCGTTTGTTTGGTCTCCTACTGGCACTTTTGTTATTCCCGGCAAGTCTATTAATGTTAAATCAATGACTTTCGGTGATGTGATTTTAAGAAAGATGGGAACTGGTGACACATTTTTGGTCGACCCTGTGATTCTTTCAGTTTCGAGTTTTATTTCCTCTTTTATCTTCTGAAAGTCATCATAAATTGTTCCTCTTTTGTGCGCAAACTCTCCGTAATCACTAGATCCGTTATCATGACAcaactaaaaaaatatgaCTCTAATTCTTTTCTTACCCTAAGGATCAAAGGTCTCTGGGTAACTATACCGTAACCTTTCGGTAAAAAAGGGAATCCAACTATGGCTTCCAGTACAGACGATTTTCCCACCGATTGGGCTCCAATTACTGCAATAGCAGGCAGGTCAATAGTGTTCTCTCCGGTCCAGGATAAAACGCTATGCAGTCTGCTTATTAATGGTATCAGTTTCtccatttttataatttacaacaaTAAGAGGATATTTTACACCATTAAaccattattattagatatACATCAATGTGCACTTGAGatcaaaaaaattttgTCACTGTCTATCGATTAGAGTTATATGAAACGTgcacattattatataaaaaccggcattgaaaattaaatattatatgaatactaaaatatattaattgtaaatttataatgttGGATTTATaacaaaaaaattaaaactacCCACTATCCACCTCTAAGCCTTAAAACTAGTTGTAACACTGCATTATcctataaaatttatgtaatcaaattatttaatgttaaGGAATAATACTTTGATTCCGTAGTCTGCAATTGTTTTTCCGTTCTCTAGAAGTTTTCCATCAAATATGAGTCTCTGTTGGTCCACTGGAATCGTTTGTTCTTTTTCcaatttgttttttaaatcgAGTACTGTTTCATTTTGCGATACTTGTAATTGTATTCTCTTTCctataaaatttgaattgTGATTACTATGAGAAGGTTACCTTGCATTGTTTGGACTGAAATGTTCAATCCTCCTCTAATTTTTGAAACtgtgtataattttttgtGTTTTtcctaaattaatttattaaataattaaatggaAGATAATGTTTAGAAACCTCTGAATATAATTCATCTTCATTCAGAATCCTATCGTTTGATAAAATTTCGTGGTCATGATATCCATGTTCCTCTTTTAAACAGCGTTTTATATCTCCTATCTTCTTTATATCTCCacttattttaaatattcctGAGAATAAAAGTTATGTGATGAGAAATTTTGTGAGAATAgagaataaaaaattgaaagGATAATATATCtagtttaatataattagttaaatataatttattgtcaattaaataaatcaattataaaATCGAACTATTGAGGGAGTTTATAATGAGATTGTTTGAGGGTTGGCTTCTTCTTACACATGATATCATGCCCAGGtacatatataaaaaaaatacTATATAAACTTCCATTATGAACtggttaaaatttaaattatataaatattacatAAGGAAGAATTCGTGTTGTGGTCATAATTGTGTTGTTGTATGAATAAAAGTTAGGgaaatgtaataatattaatatatggGTGATCcgaaaaattaatttaaaatgaaataaaaatagttaaaatgAACATTTGAGTCTAAATGtgtgtaaaaaatgaaaagaaatgataatataaagattctggtatataaataagtttaaaagagaaattttaagtttttatagaatttttatactGTTAGAAGagaaatataattaataaatctatgattaatttgactatttaaatattctattGACTAATGAAAgacaaaattaaatattaaatgaaaacGAAGGTGTGTATCTCCAAGAATAAAAGGTTAATATAAACTAAACGTTATAATATGGAAGATAGAAGACCttaataaatcattatcATAGTCACCATTAATATAGTGCTTTTTCTATTTCCACTACATCAATTAGATACTTATActgtttatattttatcttaaattctcaataattattaattaaaattatctcCTCTAAAGTGTAACGAACTAGAACTTAAACAATGGAggtaaataaaaattttcttgTCGACTTTCTCATGGGTGGTGTTTCAGCTGCGATTTCTAAAACCGCAGTGGCTCCCATCGAGAGAGTAAAGATGTTGATCCAGACACAAGACTCTATTCCTGACATTAAGAGTGGAAAGGTCCCTAGATATTCCGGAATATTAAACTGTTTTGCCAGAGTTTCAAAGGAGCAAGGTGTTACATCTCTCTGGAGAGGAAATTTGGCCAACGTTATAAGATATTTTCCAACTCAAGCATTCAATTTTGCTTTCAAGGACTACTTTAAGAGGATGTTCCCTAAGTACAACCAGAAGACTGATTTTTGGAAGTTTTTCGGCGCTAACCTTGCTTCAGGCGGTTTGGCCGGAGCTagttcattattaatagtttACCCTCTCGATTTCGCAAGGACAAGATTAGCAAGTGATGTTGGTAAGGGAGCAAAAAGAGAGTTTACTGGATTGTTGGACTGCTTATTAAAGATTCAAAGGAGCACTGGTGTGCTTTCTCTCTACAAGGGGTTTTTAGTCTCCGTTCAGGGGATTGTTGTTTATAGAGGAGCCTATTTTGGTATGTACGATAGTGCCAAGACTGTGTTTTTTGGAGAAAATGAGAAGAACGCTAATATCTTTTTCAAGTGGTCAATAGCTCAGTCCGTTACCATCATGGCTGGACTGGCTTCATATCCCCTTGATACTGTCAGAAGAAGGATGATGATGATGTCTGGCAAGAAGGCTACCTCTGAGATAATGTACGCAAACAGCCTTGACTGCTTCGTTAAAATGATGAAACATGAGGGTCTTGGTGGATTCTACAAGGGTGCTTTCGCCAACATTCTTCGTGGCATGGGTGGAGCTCTTGTTCTCGTATTTTACGATGAATTACAGAAATTACTAAAATAATGTTTCGcctttattttatatatttattatatttttatctccatgattaaaattttggGGAAGGGTGCTAGAACCACTGGTGATTCCACCGAGTAAATTAGGAAATGATTTTAGgtgaaaaataaaataatttcttaatatataattttaataactatctattttgtttttgaaaaaattgtCAAAAAttctgtaaaataatatgaacATAATGGCtaaacattaaaaaaataactaaatgAAAGATATgcaaaaataaataaatgcATAGAGAAGTGGCAAAAAAgacattaaataaaaaataaaataaatagtaagaattttgaaaaaagTCTGTAAAGGaaaaaattctaaaaataaaaaaagaTAATGGTAAAAGGGGGATCATAATGGAAAACATATTAAATGTGTGCGGACAATTTTTGgaaaaatcattaaaagAATCTGGAGAAAAGTCcagtaaaaaattaaaagagAGGAAATAAAGGAAAATTGAGACAATGCCTGAGAAACCATGTCATGTGATATAATCCCCCCAcatgaataaattatcatcTGTTACATTCTTACATACCGCCAAAATGGAAGACGTAGAAACGGTAAAAGTCGACGCTTTGGAGCGTGTTGACACTGAATCTGTCCTTAATTATGACACGGTACTGGAAAGGAAGCCATTGCGCAGCAATGTCGCCTCGTTCCTAAAAAGATATAGTGCCGTTCTCGTCATTTTGACAGCAGTGCTATTGTTTACCGTCACATTTGCAGCAATAGCATTGTCATCAGGCAGAAGCGCAATCAGAAAAAACAAAGAACTCTTGTCAGTAGAATTTGAAAAGCTTCAATTCGATAACTTTGTAACCATCAAAGGAGAAAGGCAAGAAGACTTCCCAAGATTAGTAGCTGAAGTTCTCTACAAAGTCGCCGTTGAATTCGACCCAAAAGAAGAAGCCTTGATATACGTACACTTCAATGATTTCAACAAACACCACGATAGGAAACACAACAACTACAGACACAAGAAAGCATCTTACAACAACTTCAGAAATAATCTTAATGATATAAACGAACATAACTCAAAGCCAAACATGTCATACACCAAGAGCATGAACCACTTCGGAGATGTATCACCCAAGGATTTCATGAAGAAGTACACCAAAAAAGTCATTTTGAACCTACCAAAGGATCATGTATCTCCATATAACAACAACAGGCCAATGTCAGTTGACCTCAGAAACCATGGTGTAATGACCCCAGTCAAGTGCCAAGGTGAAAACGAACTGTCATGGCCATATTCAGCAGTAGCAGTCGCCGAGTCGTTCGTTAAAAAGACCTCACAGAAAACCGTATCCTTAAGCGAAAAACAATTAGTAGAGTGTGTAACAGACAAGAAATCAGTAAACAATCCATTCTTGGGTTACAAATACCTTAAGGACTTGGGTCTGTTCCAATCAGAAGTCATAGACAAATCGCCATCCAAGTGCCCAGCAATGGAAGGAGAAAGATTCAAAGTACCATCATACTCATACTCGTATGAGCCAGATTTGGTGGCACTCTTGTTGAATGCAGGACCCCTCACAGTACCAGTATCAGTCAGCCCTGAATGGCAATTCTACGCCGACGGAACCTTGAATGTGTGTGGAGCTGAATTGAACCACTACCTAACCCTAGTAGGTGTCAGCTTTGATGAAAAAGGAAACCACTGGATACTCAAAAATTCCTACGGTGAAGATTGGGGTAAGAAGGGATACCTACTTTTGACTCGCAATAGCAAGGAATACGCAGATGATTGTGGATTGACATCCTTTGCAGTATACGCAGTATAAGAccaaaattgatatttaaaatgatttttctttaaatttgGTCCAAAACAATAAAATCAGACCAACCTATATAACGAAcgtaataaaaaatacacTCAACTTAACACGATTTCACTTAGTATGATAATTAAAGCGTATAACTGTCTGCAAGAAAAATTGCTATGCGAAGAAGCCATCATGAACACACTATTCTATTAATACGATTTTTACCATAACTTAATTTGTGTGCCCATTAATATATGTgttgtataatttatataagtaaatatataaatatgtttaaaatttataaaatttttaataatgttcATTTTTCTTAGGGATTCTTGGCAGACAGGAAAGAACTGACTTTTGCATGCCACCTTCCAATCTACACACCTCCCCATGGAAGGAATAACCAATAATCAAAATATCAAACAAACCAAAAATCATGACATCAGGATACGAAAGAATCGCAAATTATACAGTAGTCAACAGAATAGGCTCAGGCCGATTCGGAGAAGTATTCCTAGTCAGGCATAAGGTAAACAAgacaaataaatataacaacTCACATTTTTTTAGCATACAGGACAATTATTTTGCTGGAAGGTAGTGGCATATAAAGGACTGAGCGATAAAGAAAAGCAACAGCTAGTAATGGAAGTCAATGTGATAAGAGAATTGAACCACCCAAACATAGTGAGATATATCGATAGAATGATCGATAAAAGAAGGCAATTGctgtatattttaatggAATACTGCGATGCGGGAGATTTGGGAGAAAACATGAGACAGTTCTACAAACATTACAAACTAGTAAACGAACAAGTTATATTCGATATAGCACTCCAACTAATATTCGCACTGGCATACTGCCATAACTGCAAATCaggtaaaataataaattctaattaaaattaaaactaatgTGTAAACATGAATGGTTAGGAACCAAAACGGGGAAAGTGCTACACCGAGATCTCAAACCCCAAAACATCTTACTTTCAACAAAACATAATAAGGATGGAAACAAAAGCTATGTCTGTAAAATAGGAGATTTTGGACTATGCAGGCAAATAGGAATGAGCTCATTCGCAAACTCATGTGTAGGCACGCCCTATTATTGGTGCCCAGAACTGTTGTTATCCAATACAAAAAGTTACGACGACAAAATGGATATTTGGGCACTAGGATGTGTTCTTTATGAACTTTCCTCAGGAAAGACACCTTTTCATTATACTACAACACTACCGGAACTGACGCAGGAAATGAAACAGGGAGTGCCACTTCCACTAGAATTCAGAAGTAACAAACTCAACTCACTCCTATCATTCCTGCTACAAAAAGATCCTAACAAGAGAGCAAGTGCACTGCAACTTCTGGGATATAGTTTCTGGACCGAACCACCGATAGATTTGTTCATTACAACACTGTCCAAGTCAGATTATGAAAACTTTATGAAGCATAAAGCATCGCAAGAAAACAAGATACAAGAAGAAAGTGATAGTAAACTCACAAAAGATTGGTACACACTACTGGTGAAAGCAGCAAGAGAAGGAAGAAAAAATCATGATAAAGAAAGTAGActtaaaaatgataaatcaataaagagtttagtaaatttatcaaattttcATGATGTGTACGGAACACAGGATCAGGAATCAAGACCCAAATTTACAACCAAGCCATATAGCTTCAAAAACAATATCAATATTCTAGAATACgtaaaaaaatttcaagACTCGTTAGAACAGACAAAAACAGATCCGGAATGCTCGAAACTTAAGAATACAATGAGTACTCCAATAAAGAGAAATCAAACAACAAATACACAGGAAATATCTAGCATAGAAACAAGAATCTCCAAAATAGAAAGCGATTTTTCAAACGATAGTACAGATACGAAAATTCCTAAATATGAAACTTATagaattaatgaaaataataggAATCCAAACGAACtgatttttaaaattaatcgACTTCTGTAACACCCTACTGATGCAATTGTTATTTTAgacaaatatatttttaatatattcgAAAGTTTTTATATCatgatattaaatttgtataattatttataaaatggAAGAAGAACAAGAAAATGAAACTGATTTCACAAACCTGGTTCTCAATCTGCCTCTATTCTCATGCATTGTAAGAGAACAACTCTGGCTTAAAAAAACTGTAGTATCCAAAtcatatattaaaaaagCAATAGAAGATCCCAGGTTGTTTAAAGAATTTTCAGTTTTAAAGTCAATTCGGTCTGAAGATTCTATAGTCGAAAgtaatgaagaaaatgtGTCCAAATCAAACCACAAATCACAAAGAAACCCAGAATACcaactaaaattatatgaagATTTAAACTGGAATGTAGTTCCAGACTATAATTGGCCAGTCCATCCAGGAGATTACTCACCGCTTAGCCCTGATGGAGAATTCTTAGATAGACATGGGAAAATAGGACTAGATTTCTGGAACTGGAACAGAGAAAGATCGCCGCTGGGTTATATCCCGCCACTGTGTACATGTAAGATGACAACAGACTGTGTTGATCACCTCAGAAGGTGGACTAGATATATGAAACTCGATTTTGACAAGAAGGTGTGCAATAATGATGTATGTAGAGGACTGTTGTACATCCCTTTCAGCCTTTTGGAGGTCCCTTTAAACAGAATAATAAGTAATTGCAGCGAATTTGCTCTAAAGGTGAAGGTTCCTGACTCTACAGACTTATACTGTGGGAACATGAAGCATACTCTAATTTTGTGTACAACCTCTAAAGAGCACGAAAAGGAGTGCTTGGATGCAATTGAGCACAGTGAAATCTCCTATCCACTAGTGTACGATGTAAGGGCTGAGGATTTTATAccttattttaaaaaatataacgAGGAAACCAGGGAGTCTCCCCTAATGTCGGTGGAGCCTATAGATTCTGATGTTTCAGATCCTGAGGAGAATTATGGAATGGGACAGTTATTTGCAATAAGGAGACTTAGAGATAATATACTGATAGAAAAGTACGACCAAAATTTAAGGGTGACTTCACCAGTGGATGACCAATTGTTGAGTACGTGGGATAAAATGGCCGAAGAGTCCGTAAAAGACCAGGCAAAGAAAGAACCTGGATATAAACTtttatctaaaaaaataaatcaagAAAGTTTCTGTAATCTAGGTTCTGAAGAACTTACTAAACTTAGAAGGGAGTTGGAAGCCCAGGATTAcataatatatcaaatgGTGGAATCATTTTCTACTAATAGAAGGCCACTTTCTTTTGTACTCAGAGAATCGGATCAGACAAATGGATATGACTTAGATGATAACCAGGAACCCATAGATGAAACAAATCCACataaaaaaagaaaaaacaACTAGCTTTAAACATGGAACTGCTCagttttatatttaaacaCAATGtagaatttttaatttaaccgtgtaatttttaataaaatattcaattttttaactgtgaattatttaaatattaatacttgATTGAGGTATGTTCGGTAGTTTTAGGCTTTTCCGATTTCTCGCattctaaaaaaaataaatttggaCACTAACCCTCAAAAGCCTTCTGAATTTCAGGAATTAGTTCCTCCAAAATGTATACGTCGTCCATAGATAAAGTCTCAAGTAGTCTAAAACCataaatcaaatttcaaaataCTCATGAGAACCTCCCTTAGCAAATGCTAGGCAGGGAGTATGAATTTCATCtcctaaattatataatttgtcACTTTAAAACCTTTTTTAACGTAATGCTTTCCgcttttaataaattcctCTCTCTTTTGAGGAATTATTCGCCCATTTGTAACGTACATCAACTTGTTATACTTATCATCCAACTAAAAGGTTAATGTGTCAATCATAGCTATTTTGTGCAAAAATAGCATAGAATATAATCATACCTTGATTAGGTTGGATCTACTCTGAGGAGGATGATCAATCCTTACCCACTTCTTGAACTTTGGTCTGAGTTTTTCAAACCTCCAGCCGTGTTGCCTAGACGTTAGTAGAGTGTTTGAAATAAACATTGGAGACAATCATGTAAGTTCGTATGGTCTAATAAGTCTCCATTCACCAAGAGAAAGTGATCCAAGCTTAATATTTGAGATTCTGGTTCTTTTCAGAGTTTTTATTTCGAGGCCAGCCAACAGGCAGATCTTCCTTAACTAAGCAATAGTTTATTTGTGGAACTAACTTTAACTGATGAGCCTTTGAAACTTATTGAAGCGCTTTTTTCAGAATGATCCTTAACTAAAACATGCCCAACTGAACACCCGTCCAGAAATATCTCACCAGTTAAAAACCTCAGCTTGTAATCAGTTACTTTGTCTTTAAAAACTACGTAAAACTCCTCTTCACAatcagaaaatttattaaatagtgATTTATCCTAACGTCTGTATGAAAACTCATTAGAAATACCTGGGAATAAATCAACAACCCACTACACTTAACTTCCAAAGGACTAATGGGAACGATTTTATTAAGTTTACAAGGCTCCAACCCAGTTTGAATGTCGTTATCCGATCTGTTTTCTTTTATCAATAGATTTTTAGACCACTTTTGTGACtaaatgtttaatatttaaaaactCGTTTGTTTACGTTTTTGCTATATGTTGACATGTATCCGTATGGTTTGTGTAATAACACGGATATCTTGGCAGTGTTTGTATCAGTATCTTTTTTGgacaaatttaaatttttaggtCCAAAACTCTTAGATTTCTGTGTTTCACTCTTTATACTGTACTTGTTTAGTCTAAAAATGccctaaaaaattatattatgtttttaaaaaatacaaaatttataaactttTTATCAATTACTCTATAATATACGATATTTAGGGGGAAAGGCTTTATTAGAATACAtctcatttatattaatcaTGAATTTGGGGattcaatttaataaacaaTTGATTATAGgatcaaatttaaatttcatttaaacAAATGTATATTGAATAGAATAGTAGGAACAAACAGtgtttatttattacacATCAATAAAGAATAGGACAatatttactaaaattaggttaatttgttttaatttggtaattttaaactgtTTGACCAAAAGTTAACTCCCCAGGATTCCACATGTTACAAACCTAAAAAGATTctcattattataataaaatgtagtATATTTTAACGTTTTgattaatagaaataagtaatgtttttaaattattatcgCTGTAAACTCActagtatttttatttcaaCGATTCATGAAACCTAGTGTCGATTTGATACTTCAATCATTAGGTGAACTGTCAAAGAGGAAGATAAAGAGATATGCAAATGTATGGTCAACAAAGATTTCTGACCTGTATTTAGTTAGGAGCAAAATAACTAAGAACCATGTTCCTTTCATTTCAAAATGCTTTCTAATCAACAACCTTCTGAATAATCAAgatgttaaaaatatacTGAGGTACGTTCTGCCTCAgataattgataaaaacGGGTTCTCTGTGGAGGAATATTCTCTAATGTCGTATGTGTACTCTTGTATCGACGAAGATGACCCTTCGGAAACCATCCTTGTAAATAACTACTCGAAGGACTCTGTGGAAACAGCATCTGATGAGGAACTTTTGACCTTTCTGAACACAATTTCACTAATGCTAAGCAGAAGAATCTTTGGTAAGATTAATTTTGGGTTTAGAGGAGTCCAAGATATCTCAAACGATCTAATGGAGTACCTCTGGGATAGAGTTAACGCAGTTAGTTCGAAGTGTATTTCTGAAATGGTGGAATATTTAAAGGTTTCAGAAATCATGCTGGAGTCTATTTTCATTTCAAACCTACTAGGTAAACTTGATAAAGAGGTATTAAATAACAATATCATTGATCACGGCTCTATATTCTCCtttgttaaaatttccCAACTTTTATCACCTGAGAGGAAGAGTTACGTCATGGATAAAATTTATAGCTCAGATTACAACACTATTCTCGATACACTtaggaaaataaattattttaagttACCTAACATGGAATTCACAGAACACCTTTTTAATAGATTATGCAATACTCCAGgtaaaatgaaatatttaatgcTGTTTTAGCCAAGTCTACGATGTGCAGAAAGGAGGCGCTTGGATACCTAGATAATACAATTTTCGACCTAGAAGGGAAAATTAGGCGTAAATCTGTGGATTCAGATGTCTTTTCGAGGCTTCATTCACACCTGAAAGCAATCAAAAGCACAAACGTCCTGGAAAACCCACACAGATCGAGGGTTAGGTGGAATTTCCCATGTTTCATAGCATAGATTGtaataaactaataaaaatattgtacaaaAACATTTACAAGTTATTCTAGTTTTAAAACTTGATAGGATTCGATTTTGTTGTCCCTACTCTGTAAATAGACGGCATCTTTGATTGGAATGGGATACTGCTTTACAACATACTTGAAAAACTCCAGAGGGTCAGCACCCCTGGGCAAAAAGTGCGACTTTACTCCCCAGGTGAGCTGAGAGTGCCTCGAAAGAGTGGGATTGCTGGTTACCACAACAATGGGGATCATATACCTTTGACTAGATATCCACTGTAGAAACTCAAGCCCGTCATCGCAGTGGATACCAATGACATCCACGTCGTTGTAGGCGAAAATGTCGGCTACATCGTCGAGACACTTCTTCAAGTGCGACTTTGACTTCAAGTACTCGTTATAGTGGTGTATATCAATATTCAGTAAGTTGTCCATCTTTTTATACAAGTGAGGCCTTTGAGACTTTATTGATGATATGAGATTCTCGTCTATTAACATTTCTTTAATAATCTGCATGGTAGGGAAGTATGGATCCATTTCTGTGGTGAATAAAACCCTCCTCTGGACGTTCACACTTGCCTTAGGGTAATGACCAGTTGCAGATTCTGCCGATAACATAACTGCATCGGCTCCATCAAAAACTGCATTTGATACGTCTGAGACTTCGGCCCTCGTCGGAGTTGGTGATGATCTCATAGTCTCCAACATTTGGGTCGCAACTATGCATGGTTTCCGATATACTACTCTACAAAGCTGAATCAGCCTCTTTTGTACTATTGGTAAATTGGCTAGGTCAGTTTCTATGCCCAAATCACCTCTAGCAACCATGAGCCCGTCTGAAACCTTGAGAATTTCATGAATGTCGTCAAGAGCAGCCTgtttttcaatttttggaattattCCCACTCCTGAAAGATTTTCTTTCGGTAACACAGTTTTGAAAATATCCTTTTTGGGAAGGTAAGACTGGTTATAGTACCTACTTAGAATATCCTCAACAATTGTGTCCTCACGATTTGCGTCGAAAACCTCCACGTCAAGGTTATCTAGTCTTTCCTTAAGTTGTTGGTAATAGTCAGATGTataaaaatcatttaaaatgtttatCAAGTACAGAATGTCGGACTTGTTCTGGACGAAACTCACTCCGAGGAAGTCAACTCCAATCCCCAGACAGAATATTGCATCCTTAACGTCCTTTTCGTCCAGAAACTCTATTGGTAAAACTACATTTGGCACTGAAAAGCCCTTTCTGCTAGAAAGCttataatcatttttaacTTCAGCTGTAACGGAAGGTTCTTCCGGATTTGTTGAAACTACAGTCATGGACAAATTTCCGTCATCCAGTAGGATCTTGTCACCCACCTTTAGTTCCTTCAAAATTTCTGGGAAATCCAGCTGGACTCTGCTTTTGCTTCCCAAAACATCGTAGGCATCGAACGTGAACAAATCTCCTGCCTTCAATTCAACAAATTCACAACCTTTACTCCCTGGTAAAACTCCAGGCACATCCAAATTAGGCATAAATTTTCCAATTCTTAGTTTAGGGCCTTGTATGTCTCCTAGTATAGATTTGTGTTCTATAACAAACTTCTCGTTAAATGGATAATTTTGGGGTGGTTCAGTTACTTCCAGTTGCCTTATGGTTTTAGAAACCAGATATTTAGATAACCTTGAGTCATGAGAAAAATTGAGTCTGAATACATCCACGCCTGCATCgaataatgattttattgaTTCTGCATTATTTGTTGCAGGCCCTAGTGTTGCGACCTGCTTAGTTAATGTCAATATTTCCCCTTCCGGGATTTCTCTGGGCTCAAAAGTCTTACATGATGCCTTTAAGCAGCTTGAAAAGTATTCTATTGCGTGCTCCTTATCGAATGGCGCCTTAACTTCATATATATTCCTTTTTATATTTCTGACTTTATAGTTGGTATTCTCTTCACTGTATTTCTTCTCCGGTTGCATAGATGATCGTGGAAGGTAGGCATATTTACCTAATGATGTGTAATTGGTCACTCCGCTGATGAAGCGAATGTTATAAAAGATGATAGACAACAAAATAGAATGACTTATTATAGCGAAACGATCCCTTTTAAACAACAACAGGGTGGTTGAAAAAAGTAAAATCatcttttatattttgtgTAATAGAATGGAAGAAGCGATACTAATACTGAAAACGtcataatattaaaattttagggaaatttaaatctattaatt encodes the following:
- a CDS encoding pyruvate kinase, putative yields the protein MILLFSTTLLLFKRDRFAIISHSILLSIIFYNIRFISGVTNYTSLGKYAYLPRSSMQPEKKYSEENTNYKVRNIKRNIYEVKAPFDKEHAIEYFSSCLKASCKTFEPREIPEGEILTLTKQVATLGPATNNAESIKSLFDAGVDVFRLNFSHDSRLSKYLVSKTIRQLEVTEPPQNYPFNEKFVIEHKSILGDIQGPKLRIGKFMPNLDVPGVLPGSKGCEFVELKAGDLFTFDAYDVLGSKSRVQLDFPEILKELKVGDKILLDDGNLSMTVVSTNPEEPSVTAEVKNDYKLSSRKGFSVPNVVLPIEFLDEKDVKDAIFCLGIGVDFLGVSFVQNKSDILYLINILNDFYTSDYYQQLKERLDNLDVEVFDANREDTIVEDILSRYYNQSYLPKKDIFKTVLPKENLSGVGIIPKIEKQAALDDIHEILKVSDGLMVARGDLGIETDLANLPIVQKRLIQLCRVVYRKPCIVATQMLETMRSSPTPTRAEVSDVSNAVFDGADAVMLSAESATGHYPKASVNVQRRVLFTTEMDPYFPTMQIIKEMLIDENLISSIKSQRPHLYKKMDNLLNIDIHHYNEYLKSKSHLKKCLDDVADIFAYNDVDVIGIHCDDGLEFLQWISSQRYMIPIVVVTSNPTLSRHSQLTWGVKSHFLPRGADPLEFFKYVVKQYPIPIKDAVYLQSRDNKIESYQVLKLE